Proteins encoded within one genomic window of uncultured Fusobacterium sp.:
- a CDS encoding adenosylcobalamin-dependent ribonucleoside-diphosphate reductase, giving the protein MDIREWLGKENKLGLDIWEKKYKYNGETFEAWLNRVSGGDKELKEMIVNKEFIFAGRILSNRGLAKLGRKITYSNCYVVTPPEDNLESIFETAKKLARTYSYGGGCGVDISKLRPKGAEVNNSAKYTTGSISFMDLYNMTTDIIGQKGRRGALMISIDVNHPDVEEFIKIKSDLTKVQKANISVRVDEEFMKAVIEGRNYETTFNVVDTGEIIKKSIDAKKLFKELAVQNWRFAEPGILFWDKISNWNLLSEDEEFEYAGTNPCAEEPLPAGGSCLLGSLILPSFVEVGKFNFERLEKAVIKSVKALNDVLDEGLPLHPLEEQRESVRNWRQIGLGVLGVGDLLIKLGIKYGSPESLEFCDKVAKTIIDTALKASALLAKEEGAFPKYKAEKILQSKFLQENASVETLELIKEYGLRNSQLLTIAPTGSIGTMLEISTGIEPNFAFSFTRKTESLHGEDVYYKVFIPIAKKYMEENNITEEEDLPDYFITAQNLNPYDRIKMQGVWQKRIDASISSTINLVNKVSVEEVEQLYIEGWKNGLKGMTIYRAGCDREGILTVEKKKVEKEAEKALEEKIASIPRGELKPIAPDTIYYPNKMRIGCGKLKVMIGYSPSERAIQDLYVIRSGTGGCEKNIQAVAIYMSGILRLGGNLFMLEDAIDGVSGCTSFAVARSKNLDVSQGSTCPSAILNILKKFEKDMGLNGHTQAIKKIDEEEKKEQKLVEKMEKRKTICPECGVELEITGGCYTCRNCGYSKCE; this is encoded by the coding sequence ATGGATATAAGAGAATGGTTAGGAAAAGAAAATAAGCTGGGGCTTGATATTTGGGAAAAAAAATATAAATATAATGGAGAAACTTTTGAAGCTTGGTTAAATAGAGTATCTGGCGGAGATAAAGAACTAAAAGAGATGATTGTAAATAAAGAGTTTATCTTTGCTGGACGTATTCTTTCTAACAGAGGACTTGCAAAATTAGGAAGAAAAATAACTTATAGTAACTGTTATGTAGTTACACCTCCTGAAGATAATCTTGAATCAATTTTTGAAACTGCAAAAAAATTAGCAAGAACATATTCTTATGGAGGAGGTTGTGGAGTAGATATTTCTAAACTTCGTCCAAAGGGAGCTGAGGTAAATAACTCAGCTAAATATACAACAGGATCAATCTCTTTTATGGATTTATATAATATGACTACAGATATTATTGGACAAAAGGGAAGAAGAGGGGCTCTAATGATATCTATTGATGTTAATCATCCAGATGTAGAAGAGTTTATAAAAATAAAGTCAGATTTAACAAAGGTTCAAAAAGCTAATATTTCAGTTAGAGTAGATGAAGAATTTATGAAAGCTGTAATAGAGGGAAGAAATTATGAAACTACTTTTAATGTGGTAGATACTGGAGAGATAATAAAAAAGAGCATAGATGCTAAAAAATTATTTAAAGAGTTAGCAGTTCAAAACTGGAGATTTGCAGAGCCAGGTATCTTATTTTGGGATAAGATCTCTAATTGGAATCTTTTAAGTGAAGATGAAGAGTTTGAATATGCAGGAACAAATCCATGTGCAGAAGAACCATTACCAGCTGGAGGAAGTTGCTTATTAGGCTCACTTATTCTACCATCATTTGTTGAAGTGGGAAAATTCAATTTTGAAAGATTAGAAAAGGCAGTAATAAAATCTGTTAAAGCTTTAAATGATGTTTTAGATGAAGGATTACCATTACATCCATTAGAAGAGCAAAGAGAATCAGTAAGAAATTGGAGACAAATAGGATTAGGAGTTTTAGGAGTAGGAGATCTATTAATAAAACTAGGAATAAAATATGGATCACCTGAATCTTTAGAATTTTGTGATAAGGTAGCTAAAACAATAATTGATACAGCATTAAAAGCTAGTGCTTTGTTAGCTAAGGAAGAGGGAGCTTTTCCAAAATATAAAGCTGAAAAAATTCTTCAATCAAAATTTTTACAAGAAAATGCTAGTGTTGAGACATTAGAGCTTATAAAAGAATATGGACTAAGAAACTCTCAACTTTTAACAATTGCTCCAACAGGATCAATAGGAACTATGTTAGAGATAAGTACTGGTATAGAACCTAATTTTGCTTTTTCTTTTACTAGAAAAACAGAAAGTCTCCATGGAGAAGATGTTTATTATAAGGTATTTATTCCAATTGCTAAAAAATATATGGAAGAAAATAATATAACTGAAGAAGAAGATTTACCAGATTATTTTATAACAGCTCAAAACTTAAATCCATATGATAGAATAAAAATGCAAGGAGTTTGGCAAAAAAGAATAGATGCTAGTATATCTTCAACAATAAATTTAGTTAATAAAGTATCTGTTGAAGAGGTAGAACAACTATATATAGAAGGATGGAAAAATGGTTTAAAAGGAATGACTATCTATCGTGCTGGTTGTGATAGAGAGGGTATTCTTACAGTTGAAAAGAAAAAAGTGGAGAAGGAAGCTGAAAAAGCATTAGAGGAAAAAATAGCTTCAATCCCAAGAGGAGAGCTAAAACCAATAGCTCCTGATACTATTTACTATCCAAATAAAATGAGAATTGGTTGTGGGAAATTAAAAGTTATGATCGGATATTCACCTAGTGAAAGAGCTATCCAAGACTTATACGTTATAAGAAGTGGAACAGGTGGTTGTGAAAAGAATATACAAGCAGTAGCTATATATATGTCAGGAATTTTAAGATTAGGTGGAAATCTATTTATGTTAGAAGATGCTATAGATGGTGTAAGTGGTTGTACATCTTTTGCTGTAGCTAGAAGTAAAAATTTAGACGTAAGTCAAGGAAGTACTTGTCCATCAGCTATTTTAAATATATTGAAAAAATTTGAAAAAGATATGGGATTAAATGGACACACTCAAGCTATAAAAAAGATAGATGAAGAGGAAAAAAAAGAGCAAAAATTAGTAGAGAAAATGGAGAAGAGAAAAACAATTTGTCCTGAGTGTGGAGTAGAATTAGAAATTACTGGTGGTTGCTACACTTGTAGAAATTGTGGATATTCTAAATGTGAATAA
- a CDS encoding MG2 domain-containing protein codes for MKKKIILLLSLLLVACSGEKKEKVEEIANKEKEVYTESKEQKKILEIKNISTTSGNNPTIDITLNEEIVENNLESYIQILPKVNYKVLSARDHIIITGNFDINKEYDLKLMKGIKGEKNSLIENIEEKIKFNEVEPKLIFSNEGIILPKINNSKIAFKSVNVKKVNLKIKKIFLNNTTQFLQDFEFKGNGNIFDYYIQNNLYKVGETIFEKDYELNYKKNIWAQNEIVLEKLIEDKGIYIVELSFDKDGIDYNFPKEVQEWQKNSFFANNGKVGRALLVTDMGIVAQKDNKNKSIVSIIDVVENKPLANVKVKSVSVNNQILEEKVTDKNGEVTFEKGDKIFYLLAEKDDEISILKLSDSKLSYDGFLVAGEYKTDDINAFIYSDRGVYRPGDKINLGIIARNDEGSFPEGHPIKIDVFTPRGDKYIDGQILKDGKNGFFTYSFETSKESDTGVWEINVYIGGEKEKRFSLKLPIEAIVPYKIEVDTEFNKDKENNKILGEVSSKYLFGAPGENLKFTSEMIIKEKKVDFERYKKFTFSNPTTYITDIRMNQKGELDKVGKGKVEFTLGDNIPKNINLEGNIVTKVLEDSGRPVIEIDNVDVNTFDTYVGIEKPEDRYIKSGDKLNLQVISVSQDGEKLVKGRKLKYRVYKNEYSWWWDYYDYNNFLKSIKSDKNSILLCEKEFESTDEPYIIDYEVTGSGEVFVEVEDMETHQSSGINLYASTWQDSSTSKKIDKLKIESDKKEYSAGEIAEVKFEGEKGTRALITVEKSGEIVQRYWKDITDNENKIEVKVEKEFFPNAYVTVALFQSYKDSTNDRPLRLYGAVPIIVKDDSKKLNIKLETPESLKPNEKFKVDIKADEKMDYTISVVDEGLLQITDYKVANPYNYFYQKEGLQLSTYDNYSEIIGRTFGDIHQVLTAGGDGYLLAEARMNKIQNSFGFEKSQRFEPLSIYQGVLTTDDEGKGSVEFQLPNYTGAIRVMVTGASGEKYGAKERKIEVKAPIVANVSMPRVLKVGDEFQVPVKVFATEENLGKIELEFEFLNKLYKENIELNSGENKEIFFNIKVENEIGNQEAILRIKSKNYSNEEKIKIDITSNNPYTYINNLEYINGKKSFTYPQDSIRDSVKSRLLISSSPILAIDNRLKELINYPYGCLEQSVSTAFPQLFINSLTDNKDISKEEAVKNVNIAISKLSSFQLEDGSFAYWPGNSESDLWVTNYVGHFMVMAKEKGFYIPNTLYNSWLSYTKDKVKESDYNLKFKTYALYILALGGEAQIGEMNYIYDNSLKELDNISKWYLASAYALIGENEIARELGDTLSREVEEKSFDYYLDSYGSKVRDEAIILNSYYTIYGEIEKKLYDNIVKLLQSQNWLSTQSIGYSLMSIAQVVEKNSSAEVNGKIVVDGKEIEFNEKDGKWEYINKNMKQVEVLGNNLFVNQYWEGIPINYEQKDESRNIKIERKFYNEKGEEIDVKSLAKGTSFYMELKVLPADDVNGYFYIDNIALTQIIPSGWEIENTRLLGIPSPSWVEEKVKNNNLEYEDIKDDRVNFFFDFNNYNKQGQSFFIKLNSVSKGKYSLPGARAEGMYNNEYRAYKNGFSVEVK; via the coding sequence ATGAAGAAAAAAATTATATTGTTATTATCATTGTTATTAGTAGCTTGTAGTGGAGAAAAAAAGGAAAAGGTAGAAGAGATAGCCAATAAGGAAAAAGAAGTATATACAGAAAGTAAGGAGCAGAAAAAAATATTAGAGATAAAAAATATTTCAACAACAAGTGGTAATAATCCTACCATAGATATTACATTAAATGAGGAAATAGTTGAAAATAATCTTGAAAGTTATATACAAATACTACCTAAAGTAAATTATAAGGTTCTAAGTGCAAGAGATCATATAATTATTACGGGAAATTTTGATATAAATAAAGAGTATGATTTAAAATTAATGAAAGGAATTAAGGGAGAAAAAAACTCTTTAATTGAAAATATAGAAGAGAAGATAAAATTTAATGAGGTAGAGCCTAAACTTATTTTTTCTAATGAAGGAATAATATTACCTAAAATAAATAATAGTAAAATAGCTTTTAAATCTGTAAATGTAAAAAAAGTAAATTTAAAAATAAAAAAAATATTTTTAAATAATACTACACAGTTTTTACAAGACTTTGAATTTAAGGGAAATGGAAATATATTTGATTATTATATTCAAAATAATTTATATAAAGTTGGAGAAACTATTTTTGAAAAGGATTATGAATTAAATTATAAGAAAAATATTTGGGCTCAAAATGAAATAGTTTTAGAAAAATTAATTGAGGATAAAGGAATCTATATTGTAGAGTTATCTTTTGATAAAGATGGAATAGATTATAATTTTCCAAAAGAAGTACAGGAGTGGCAAAAAAATAGTTTTTTTGCAAATAATGGGAAAGTAGGTAGAGCATTATTAGTTACAGATATGGGAATTGTAGCACAAAAGGATAATAAAAATAAGAGTATAGTTTCAATAATAGATGTAGTAGAAAATAAACCATTAGCCAATGTAAAAGTTAAAAGTGTAAGTGTTAATAACCAAATTTTAGAGGAAAAAGTTACTGATAAAAATGGAGAGGTAACATTTGAAAAAGGAGATAAAATATTTTATCTCTTAGCTGAAAAAGATGATGAGATTTCAATTTTGAAACTATCCGATTCAAAACTTTCTTATGATGGATTTTTAGTAGCTGGAGAATATAAAACTGATGATATCAATGCTTTTATTTATTCAGATAGAGGAGTATATAGACCTGGAGATAAAATTAATTTAGGAATAATAGCTAGAAATGATGAAGGAAGTTTTCCTGAAGGGCATCCAATAAAAATAGATGTATTTACTCCAAGAGGAGATAAATATATAGATGGACAGATATTAAAAGATGGAAAAAATGGATTTTTTACTTACTCTTTTGAAACTTCAAAAGAGAGTGATACAGGAGTTTGGGAGATAAATGTTTATATTGGAGGAGAAAAGGAGAAAAGATTTTCTTTAAAACTTCCAATTGAAGCAATAGTTCCATATAAAATAGAAGTTGATACAGAATTTAATAAAGATAAAGAAAATAATAAAATACTAGGAGAGGTATCTAGTAAATATCTTTTTGGAGCTCCAGGAGAAAATTTAAAATTTACAAGTGAGATGATAATAAAAGAGAAAAAAGTAGATTTTGAAAGATATAAAAAATTTACTTTTTCAAATCCAACTACGTATATAACTGATATAAGAATGAATCAAAAAGGTGAATTAGATAAAGTTGGAAAAGGAAAAGTAGAATTTACCTTAGGAGATAACATACCAAAAAATATCAATCTTGAAGGGAATATAGTAACAAAAGTATTAGAGGATAGTGGTAGACCTGTAATAGAGATAGATAATGTAGATGTAAATACTTTTGATACATACGTAGGTATCGAAAAACCAGAAGATAGATATATTAAGAGTGGAGATAAATTAAATTTACAAGTAATAAGTGTATCTCAAGATGGAGAAAAACTTGTTAAAGGTAGAAAATTAAAGTATAGAGTATATAAAAATGAATACTCTTGGTGGTGGGATTACTATGACTACAATAATTTCCTTAAATCTATAAAGAGTGATAAAAATAGTATTTTACTTTGTGAAAAAGAGTTTGAATCTACAGATGAACCTTATATTATAGATTATGAGGTAACAGGAAGTGGAGAAGTTTTTGTAGAAGTTGAAGATATGGAAACACATCAAAGTTCAGGTATAAATCTTTATGCGTCAACTTGGCAAGATTCTAGTACAAGTAAAAAAATAGATAAATTAAAAATAGAAAGTGATAAGAAAGAGTATTCAGCTGGAGAGATAGCTGAAGTAAAATTTGAAGGAGAAAAAGGGACAAGAGCCTTAATAACTGTAGAAAAATCTGGAGAAATAGTACAAAGATATTGGAAAGATATAACTGATAATGAAAATAAAATAGAGGTAAAGGTAGAGAAAGAATTTTTCCCAAATGCTTATGTAACAGTAGCTCTTTTCCAAAGTTATAAGGATTCAACTAATGATAGACCTTTAAGATTGTATGGAGCCGTTCCTATAATTGTAAAAGATGATAGTAAAAAGTTGAATATTAAATTAGAAACACCTGAATCTTTAAAACCAAATGAGAAATTTAAGGTGGATATAAAAGCTGATGAAAAGATGGATTATACAATCTCTGTAGTAGATGAAGGACTACTTCAAATAACAGATTATAAAGTAGCAAATCCATATAACTATTTCTATCAAAAAGAGGGATTACAACTTTCTACATATGATAACTATTCAGAGATTATAGGAAGAACTTTTGGAGATATTCATCAAGTTTTAACTGCTGGTGGAGATGGATATTTATTAGCAGAAGCAAGAATGAATAAGATACAAAACTCTTTTGGTTTTGAAAAGTCACAAAGATTTGAACCTCTTTCAATATATCAAGGTGTACTTACAACAGATGATGAAGGAAAGGGAAGTGTTGAATTTCAATTACCAAATTATACTGGGGCTATAAGAGTTATGGTAACAGGAGCTAGTGGAGAAAAATATGGTGCTAAAGAGAGAAAAATTGAGGTAAAAGCACCAATTGTAGCAAATGTATCTATGCCAAGAGTATTAAAAGTTGGAGATGAGTTCCAAGTTCCAGTAAAAGTTTTTGCAACAGAAGAAAATTTAGGAAAAATAGAACTAGAATTTGAATTTTTAAATAAGCTATATAAGGAAAATATAGAGTTAAATAGTGGTGAAAATAAGGAAATTTTCTTCAACATAAAAGTTGAGAATGAGATAGGAAATCAAGAGGCTATCTTAAGAATAAAATCTAAAAATTACTCTAACGAAGAAAAAATAAAAATAGATATAACTTCAAATAATCCATACACTTATATAAATAATCTTGAATATATAAATGGTAAAAAAAGTTTTACTTATCCACAAGATAGTATAAGAGATAGTGTAAAAAGTAGATTATTGATATCTTCATCACCAATTTTAGCAATAGATAATAGACTTAAAGAGTTAATAAATTATCCATATGGTTGTTTAGAGCAAAGTGTTTCTACTGCTTTTCCACAACTATTTATAAATTCTTTAACAGATAATAAAGATATTTCAAAGGAAGAAGCTGTAAAAAATGTCAATATAGCTATATCTAAATTGAGTAGTTTCCAATTGGAAGACGGATCTTTTGCATATTGGCCAGGAAATAGTGAAAGTGATTTATGGGTAACTAACTATGTGGGACACTTTATGGTTATGGCAAAAGAAAAAGGTTTTTATATTCCAAATACTCTTTATAATTCATGGTTAAGTTATACTAAAGATAAAGTTAAAGAGAGTGACTATAATTTAAAATTTAAAACTTATGCACTATATATTTTAGCTTTAGGAGGAGAAGCTCAAATAGGGGAAATGAACTATATTTATGATAATAGTTTAAAAGAGTTAGATAATATATCTAAATGGTATTTGGCTTCTGCTTATGCTTTAATAGGAGAAAATGAAATAGCTAGAGAATTAGGAGATACACTTTCAAGAGAAGTAGAAGAGAAATCTTTTGATTATTATTTAGATAGTTATGGTTCAAAAGTAAGAGATGAAGCAATTATTTTAAATTCATATTACACAATTTATGGTGAGATAGAAAAGAAATTATATGATAATATAGTTAAACTTCTTCAATCTCAAAATTGGTTATCTACCCAAAGTATTGGATATTCACTTATGTCAATAGCACAAGTTGTTGAAAAAAATAGTAGTGCTGAGGTAAATGGAAAAATAGTAGTAGATGGAAAAGAGATAGAATTTAATGAGAAAGATGGAAAATGGGAATACATAAATAAGAATATGAAACAAGTTGAAGTCTTAGGAAATAATCTATTTGTAAATCAATATTGGGAAGGAATACCTATAAATTATGAGCAAAAAGATGAGAGTAGAAATATAAAAATAGAAAGAAAATTCTATAATGAAAAAGGAGAAGAGATTGATGTTAAATCTTTAGCAAAAGGAACTTCTTTCTATATGGAATTGAAAGTTTTACCTGCAGATGATGTAAATGGATATTTTTATATTGATAATATAGCATTAACTCAAATTATTCCTAGTGGTTGGGAAATTGAAAATACAAGATTATTGGGAATACCTTCTCCAAGTTGGGTAGAAGAAAAGGTTAAAAATAACAATTTAGAATATGAAGATATAAAAGATGATAGGGTAAACTTCTTCTTTGACTTCAATAATTATAATAAACAAGGACAAAGTTTCTTTATAAAATTGAATAGTGTAAGTAAAGGTAAATATAGTTTGCCAGGAGCTAGAGCTGAAGGAATGTATAATAATGAATATAGAGCATATAAAAATGGCTTTAGTGTAGAGGTTAAATAA
- the recQ gene encoding DNA helicase RecQ, with amino-acid sequence MKEKAKKLLKEIYGYENFRKGQGIIIDSVLTGRDTLGVLSTGGGKSICYQIPALIFKGITIVISPLISLMKDQVDSLKVLGIKSVYINSALSKEEYAEGIRRIKKGEAKIVYVAPERLANDKFVDFIKQFKISMIAVDEAHCISQWGHDFRKSYLEIPNFMRKIGQRTQILALTATATKEVRSDIEDKLTLHNPFVYVHGFDRENIFFKVVRNVVPEAYIVDYLKKAVKKSGIIYASTRKEVDNLYAYLKLKGISVGKYHAGLSEEERKDNQEQFIRDEIQIMVATNAFGMGIDKSNVRFVIHRNIPKDMESYYQEAGRAGRDGAPAEAILMFYEEDVSTQTFLIDSNEESTDELKKEKMKKLDVMVEYAYLESCYREYILKYFGDKRIKNYCGKCGNCKTLKNVEDLTIEAQKVISCIGRAKESIGVSTLVNILYGRSDTKMDRKEYHKLSTFGIMNDKELNWIEEFINFLISEGYCEQSAGSFPILKLNSKSRKVLKNELSVFRRKDEKITFDYFEDPLFEKLNQLRNEIAKEEDVAPYIIFSDMTLLEMAEYKPKNRWDMLKIPGVGNQKFKSYGDKFLKIINSYSDEELKELQEESENYNLLSDEKILRLRDKLGIKMDLDKLREVIYEVLFIEK; translated from the coding sequence ATGAAAGAGAAAGCAAAAAAATTACTGAAAGAAATATATGGATATGAAAACTTTAGAAAAGGGCAGGGGATAATAATAGATTCTGTACTTACAGGTAGAGATACTTTAGGAGTTTTAAGTACAGGGGGAGGAAAATCTATATGTTATCAGATACCAGCTCTTATTTTTAAAGGAATAACAATAGTAATATCTCCTTTAATATCTTTAATGAAAGATCAAGTGGATAGTTTAAAGGTATTAGGAATAAAGAGTGTATATATAAATTCTGCACTTTCAAAGGAAGAGTATGCAGAAGGAATAAGACGAATAAAAAAAGGAGAAGCTAAAATTGTTTATGTTGCTCCAGAAAGATTAGCTAATGATAAATTTGTAGATTTTATAAAACAATTTAAAATTTCGATGATAGCTGTAGATGAGGCACATTGTATCTCTCAATGGGGACATGACTTTAGAAAAAGTTATTTAGAAATTCCAAATTTTATGAGAAAGATAGGACAAAGAACTCAAATCTTAGCTTTAACTGCAACGGCAACTAAAGAGGTTAGAAGTGATATAGAGGATAAATTAACTTTACACAATCCTTTTGTATATGTTCATGGTTTTGATAGAGAAAATATTTTTTTTAAAGTTGTTAGGAATGTAGTTCCAGAGGCTTATATAGTTGATTATTTAAAAAAAGCGGTAAAAAAGTCAGGAATAATATATGCTTCCACTAGAAAAGAGGTAGATAATTTATATGCTTATTTAAAATTAAAAGGGATAAGTGTAGGAAAATATCATGCTGGTTTAAGTGAAGAGGAGAGAAAAGATAATCAAGAACAATTTATAAGAGATGAGATACAAATTATGGTAGCAACAAATGCCTTTGGAATGGGAATAGATAAATCCAATGTAAGATTTGTAATTCATAGAAATATTCCAAAAGATATGGAAAGTTATTATCAAGAAGCTGGAAGAGCTGGAAGAGATGGAGCACCAGCTGAAGCGATCTTAATGTTCTACGAAGAGGATGTCAGTACTCAAACTTTTCTTATAGATAGTAATGAAGAGAGTACAGATGAATTAAAAAAAGAGAAGATGAAAAAATTAGATGTAATGGTAGAATATGCTTATTTAGAAAGTTGCTATAGAGAGTATATTTTAAAATATTTTGGAGATAAAAGAATAAAAAATTATTGTGGAAAGTGTGGAAATTGTAAAACTTTAAAAAATGTAGAGGATTTAACTATTGAAGCACAAAAGGTAATCTCTTGTATAGGAAGAGCTAAAGAGAGTATAGGAGTTTCAACTCTTGTAAATATTTTATATGGTAGAAGTGATACAAAAATGGATAGAAAAGAGTATCATAAACTTTCTACTTTTGGAATAATGAATGATAAAGAGTTAAACTGGATAGAAGAGTTTATAAACTTTTTAATTTCAGAAGGGTATTGTGAGCAAAGTGCTGGAAGTTTTCCAATTTTAAAATTAAATAGTAAATCTAGAAAGGTTTTAAAAAATGAGCTTTCAGTTTTTAGAAGAAAAGATGAAAAAATAACATTTGATTATTTTGAAGATCCTCTTTTTGAAAAGCTTAACCAGTTAAGAAATGAAATAGCTAAAGAGGAAGATGTTGCTCCTTATATTATATTTTCAGATATGACTCTTTTAGAAATGGCAGAATATAAGCCTAAAAACAGATGGGATATGTTAAAAATTCCAGGTGTAGGAAATCAAAAATTTAAAAGTTATGGAGATAAATTTTTAAAAATAATAAACAGTTATAGTGATGAGGAGTTGAAAGAACTTCAAGAGGAAAGTGAAAATTATAATTTATTGAGTGATGAAAAGATATTAAGGTTAAGAGATAAGTTAGGAATAAAAATGGATTTGGATAAATTAAGAGAAGTAATATATGAAGTTTTATTTATTGAAAAATAA
- the mnmH gene encoding tRNA 2-selenouridine(34) synthase MnmH, with amino-acid sequence MNLISFEDFLKEKNAILIDVRTPKEFELERIPNSVNIPVLLDEERVIVGTTYVQTSKEKAKKLGVEFISKRLPEIFEKIEELSKQYSKLVFMCARGGMRSSSISSLFESLGYKVAKLEGGYKAYREFVIKEIPEVNKNFKYIIVHGRTGVGKTKVLNKMIDLGVSVLDLEKLAAHKGSFFGALGEKLPQSQKRFDGEVFEFLRNCKTKYIVVESESKRIGNLYIPESVYDSMTHGIHIFIDTSISNRLDILLEDYTHVPPEEIEECIMKVARYVSKEKISTYLNLLKDGDLKELARLLIVQYYDPLYEVSIGKHEFEFSFTYEDIDTCAEKLSNFFFELENKKS; translated from the coding sequence ATGAACTTAATAAGTTTTGAAGATTTTTTAAAAGAAAAAAATGCTATTCTTATAGATGTTAGAACACCTAAAGAATTTGAGCTTGAAAGAATACCAAATTCTGTTAATATCCCTGTTCTTCTTGATGAAGAAAGAGTAATTGTTGGAACTACTTATGTACAAACATCTAAAGAAAAAGCAAAAAAATTAGGTGTTGAATTTATTTCAAAAAGGCTTCCAGAAATTTTTGAAAAAATAGAAGAGCTTTCTAAACAATATTCTAAGCTTGTTTTTATGTGTGCTCGAGGAGGAATGAGAAGTTCTTCTATATCTTCTTTATTTGAAAGTTTAGGATATAAAGTGGCAAAACTTGAAGGAGGATATAAGGCTTATAGAGAATTTGTTATAAAAGAAATTCCTGAAGTTAATAAAAACTTTAAATATATAATCGTTCATGGAAGAACAGGGGTAGGAAAAACAAAAGTTTTAAATAAAATGATTGATTTAGGAGTTTCTGTTTTAGATTTAGAAAAATTAGCTGCTCATAAGGGATCATTTTTCGGAGCTTTAGGAGAAAAATTACCACAAAGTCAAAAAAGATTCGATGGAGAGGTATTTGAATTTTTAAGAAATTGTAAAACAAAATATATAGTTGTAGAAAGTGAAAGTAAAAGAATAGGAAACCTATATATTCCAGAATCTGTTTATGATTCTATGACTCATGGAATTCATATTTTTATTGATACTTCTATCTCAAATAGATTAGATATTTTACTTGAAGACTACACTCATGTACCACCAGAAGAGATTGAAGAGTGTATTATGAAAGTTGCTCGTTATGTTTCAAAAGAAAAAATCTCAACTTATCTTAATTTGCTAAAAGATGGTGATTTAAAAGAATTAGCAAGACTATTAATAGTTCAATATTATGATCCTCTTTATGAAGTAAGTATAGGTAAACATGAATTTGAATTTTCTTTTACATATGAAGATATTGATACTTGTGCAGAAAAACTTTCAAATTTCTTTTTTGAATTAGAAAATAAAAAGAGCTAG
- a CDS encoding 3-hydroxybutyryl-CoA dehydrogenase gives MKVGVIGAGTMGSGIAQTFAQTEGYEVVLCDINEEFAAKGKAKIAKGFEKMVAKGKMDQATVDAVLAKITTGTKEICGDCDLIIEAALENMAIKKQTFKELDAICKPEAMFATNTSSLSITEIGAGLNRPVIGMHFFNPVPVMKLVEVIAGLNTPVEMVDTIKKISEEIGKVPVQVEEAAGFVVNRVLIPMINEAVGILADGVASAEGIDNAMKLGANHPMGPLALGDLIGLDVCLAIMEVLYNEFGDSKYRPHPLLRKMVRGGKLGRKTGEGFFNYNK, from the coding sequence ATGAAAGTAGGAGTAATTGGTGCTGGAACTATGGGTTCTGGAATTGCACAAACATTTGCACAAACTGAAGGATATGAAGTAGTTCTTTGTGATATTAACGAAGAATTTGCTGCAAAAGGAAAAGCTAAAATAGCTAAAGGATTTGAAAAAATGGTAGCTAAAGGAAAAATGGATCAAGCTACTGTAGACGCTGTATTAGCAAAAATAACTACTGGAACTAAAGAAATTTGTGGAGATTGTGATTTAATAATTGAAGCTGCTTTAGAAAATATGGCAATCAAAAAACAAACTTTCAAAGAATTAGATGCTATTTGTAAACCAGAAGCTATGTTTGCAACTAACACATCTTCATTATCAATAACTGAAATAGGAGCAGGATTAAATAGACCTGTAATAGGAATGCACTTCTTTAACCCTGTACCTGTAATGAAACTTGTAGAAGTAATAGCAGGATTAAATACTCCAGTAGAAATGGTAGATACTATCAAAAAAATATCTGAAGAAATAGGAAAAGTACCTGTACAAGTTGAAGAAGCAGCTGGATTCGTAGTAAATAGAGTATTAATCCCTATGATTAACGAAGCTGTAGGAATTTTAGCTGACGGAGTAGCTTCAGCAGAAGGAATAGACAATGCTATGAAATTAGGAGCTAACCATCCAATGGGACCTCTTGCTTTAGGAGACTTAATAGGATTAGATGTTTGTCTAGCTATTATGGAAGTACTATACAATGAATTTGGAGATTCTAAATACAGACCTCATCCATTATTAAGAAAAATGGTTAGAGGAGGAAAACTTGGAAGAAAAACTGGAGAAGGATTCTTCAACTACAACAAATAA